The following proteins are co-located in the Sphingopyxis sp. YR583 genome:
- a CDS encoding TonB-dependent receptor, with product MRRNLLLGTALFVGVTAAPAAAQTASAAEESGAPAAAEETPADTASDASGADIIVTAQRREQRLQDVPVSVAAFSGQAIREMAATTVSDIITRVPGVRFQAPAGNSGFPVFNIRGVTVLDFTYTNEASVALYADDVYLGNPAFATLQLFDLERVEVLRGPQGTLYGRNATGGLVQYVSRRPTDVFEMNVMAQYASFNDMTAEVAVSGPLADGVRARIAGRINSSEGWQTNLITRTHLASVDYSVAVRGMLEVDLAPEVELTVSGHYSHTEGSEDGRALFGARVPGNLGVRCAAADILASRCANQAGFIDPDPDPRHVYSELPKIPYELEAAGGWAKLEADLGFASLTSVTAYEWGTKFDAIDTDASHNALINYETRYFIRHEQLSQELRLAGDTGPISWQLGGYYYGDKRFFTAALPRLRTGTWSDQKIRSYAGFADVTWALTDSVNINGGIRYTSDRKNLINLASVADPVIATRGGTPRFTFSDILKTNKVTWRLGADWHVTPDHMLYISAATGFKSGGYNTGFVSALSGVGPVSPESITTYEVGFKTSWLDRALTINGSLFHSDYKGIQAAASVPCTVLPCTAPSISVYLNIGDAKISGGELEVQARPVSDLTITLAGALNYNKVSAPPTVLIAGVPLDGKRLANTPRFSGSAGLTWEPSLGEGSGNAIIAADINYATSVFFRPENNPLNVQEAYALVNARIGWKSDDDFRVELFATNLTDEEYFVSSTDLSEEIAATWGRPRQFGIRVSKTF from the coding sequence ATGAGAAGAAATCTGCTGTTGGGCACGGCCCTTTTCGTCGGTGTCACGGCTGCACCTGCGGCGGCGCAAACTGCAAGCGCTGCGGAGGAGAGCGGCGCACCAGCTGCCGCGGAGGAAACTCCCGCCGACACCGCGTCGGACGCGAGCGGCGCAGACATCATTGTGACCGCTCAGCGCCGTGAACAGCGGCTCCAGGACGTGCCGGTGTCGGTTGCCGCATTCTCGGGCCAAGCGATCCGCGAAATGGCAGCGACAACCGTATCGGATATTATCACCCGTGTGCCGGGTGTCCGTTTTCAGGCCCCTGCAGGCAACTCAGGTTTCCCGGTTTTCAATATCCGCGGTGTGACCGTTCTTGACTTCACCTACACGAACGAGGCCTCGGTCGCGCTCTATGCCGACGATGTCTATCTCGGCAATCCGGCCTTTGCGACCTTGCAGTTGTTCGATCTCGAGCGCGTCGAGGTCCTGCGCGGGCCGCAGGGGACGCTCTACGGACGCAATGCGACCGGCGGTCTTGTCCAATATGTAAGTCGGCGCCCAACCGACGTGTTCGAAATGAACGTCATGGCGCAATATGCCAGCTTCAATGACATGACCGCCGAAGTGGCCGTTTCCGGCCCGCTTGCCGACGGTGTCCGTGCGCGAATTGCCGGCCGGATCAACTCGAGCGAGGGGTGGCAGACCAACCTGATTACACGGACGCATCTTGCCAGCGTCGATTACTCGGTCGCGGTTCGGGGAATGCTCGAGGTGGATCTCGCGCCCGAGGTCGAACTCACCGTGAGCGGACATTACAGCCACACCGAGGGAAGCGAGGATGGCAGGGCGCTCTTCGGCGCGCGCGTGCCCGGCAATCTGGGCGTGCGCTGTGCAGCTGCCGATATTCTTGCTTCGCGCTGCGCAAACCAGGCCGGCTTCATCGATCCCGACCCTGATCCGCGCCACGTCTACTCCGAGCTCCCCAAAATCCCATACGAACTCGAAGCGGCAGGCGGATGGGCAAAGCTCGAAGCCGACCTTGGTTTCGCCAGCCTCACTTCCGTGACCGCTTATGAGTGGGGGACAAAGTTCGATGCCATCGATACCGATGCCTCGCATAACGCGCTCATCAATTATGAAACCCGCTACTTCATCCGGCACGAGCAGCTGAGCCAGGAACTCCGTCTCGCCGGGGACACAGGCCCGATAAGCTGGCAACTGGGCGGCTATTATTACGGCGACAAGCGGTTCTTCACCGCTGCACTTCCGCGCTTGCGCACGGGTACCTGGTCAGATCAGAAAATCCGCAGCTACGCCGGCTTCGCCGACGTCACCTGGGCATTGACCGACAGCGTGAACATCAATGGCGGCATCCGTTATACAAGCGACCGCAAGAATCTCATTAACCTTGCCTCGGTCGCTGATCCGGTGATCGCGACGCGCGGCGGAACACCGCGTTTTACCTTCTCCGATATTCTGAAGACGAACAAGGTGACCTGGCGTCTAGGCGCCGACTGGCACGTCACCCCCGACCACATGCTCTACATATCGGCTGCAACCGGCTTCAAATCAGGCGGGTACAACACGGGTTTCGTATCAGCGTTGAGCGGTGTCGGTCCCGTTTCTCCCGAATCGATCACGACATATGAGGTTGGCTTCAAGACGAGCTGGCTCGACCGCGCATTGACGATAAACGGGTCGCTTTTCCACAGCGACTATAAGGGCATTCAGGCCGCGGCGTCGGTGCCGTGCACGGTGCTCCCCTGTACCGCGCCGTCGATCAGCGTTTACCTCAACATCGGTGACGCCAAGATCAGCGGCGGTGAGCTTGAGGTTCAGGCGCGCCCTGTCTCCGATCTTACCATCACGCTGGCAGGCGCGCTGAACTATAATAAGGTGTCTGCGCCGCCGACCGTCTTGATCGCGGGCGTGCCGCTAGACGGCAAGCGGCTTGCCAACACGCCCCGCTTCTCCGGTAGCGCGGGTCTCACATGGGAGCCTTCTTTGGGCGAGGGGAGCGGCAATGCGATCATTGCGGCCGATATCAACTATGCGACGTCGGTCTTCTTCCGCCCCGAGAATAACCCGCTGAACGTTCAAGAGGCCTATGCCTTGGTAAACGCACGCATTGGCTGGAAATCGGACGATGATTTCCGTGTTGAGCTGTTCGCCACCAATCTCACCGATGAGGAATATTTCGTATCCTCTACCGATCTGAGCGAAGAGATTGCAGCAACTTGGGGGCGTCCGCGGCAATTTGGTATCCGCGTTTCAAAAACATTCTAG
- the ribB gene encoding 3,4-dihydroxy-2-butanone-4-phosphate synthase → MGASAAIWYPRFKNILGQKGAGLASCGSGSLPAVMNRRILGFEEFESVVMSNSDGFHAIEDIIEEARNGRPYVLVDAENRENEGDIIIPAQFATPERINFMARYARGLICLAMTAERAGELNLASMVEQNGDSLRTAFTVSIEAAEGVTTGISAHDRSHTVAVAVDPTKGPSDIVSPGHVFPLVARDGGVLVRAGHTEAAVDISILAGLLPSGVICEIMNDDGTMARVPDLVPFCREHGLKMGTIADLIAYRQKTDKLIELVMEMPFTSIYGDFQLRLYRNILERTEHAVLVRGVIEPGVSTMVRMHQVDFGVDLLGHIEARSNYIGDALTMIGQHDGPGVAVFIRDVSPTALSDRYRSREVAQSHALRDYGIGAQILRQLGVTDMILLTSSAAKLAALDGYGLTIVERRPIGQSRPTAQ, encoded by the coding sequence TTGGGGGCGTCCGCGGCAATTTGGTATCCGCGTTTCAAAAACATTCTAGGTCAAAAGGGGGCCGGGCTCGCCTCGTGCGGGTCCGGCAGTTTGCCGGCAGTCATGAACCGGCGCATCCTGGGGTTCGAGGAATTTGAAAGCGTAGTTATGAGCAATTCGGACGGATTTCACGCGATCGAAGACATCATCGAGGAAGCGCGAAACGGCAGGCCCTATGTGCTTGTCGATGCAGAAAACCGTGAGAATGAAGGTGACATCATCATTCCCGCACAATTCGCGACTCCCGAACGGATAAACTTCATGGCGCGCTACGCCCGCGGCCTCATTTGTTTGGCGATGACCGCGGAGCGGGCCGGCGAGCTCAACCTCGCCTCGATGGTGGAGCAAAATGGCGACAGCTTGCGCACCGCTTTTACCGTGTCGATCGAGGCAGCGGAAGGCGTCACCACCGGCATCTCGGCACATGACCGCTCGCATACCGTCGCGGTGGCGGTCGATCCGACCAAAGGGCCATCCGACATTGTTAGCCCGGGCCATGTCTTTCCGTTGGTCGCGCGCGATGGCGGCGTGCTCGTTCGCGCGGGCCATACCGAAGCAGCGGTCGATATTTCGATCCTTGCGGGGTTGCTCCCATCCGGGGTCATTTGCGAAATCATGAATGACGATGGCACGATGGCGCGTGTTCCGGACCTCGTCCCCTTTTGCCGCGAGCACGGTCTCAAAATGGGTACCATCGCTGATCTCATCGCCTATCGGCAAAAAACCGACAAGCTGATCGAACTCGTGATGGAGATGCCGTTCACGAGCATTTACGGCGATTTCCAACTGCGTCTCTACCGTAATATTCTCGAACGAACCGAGCACGCTGTGCTGGTGCGCGGCGTCATTGAGCCCGGCGTGTCGACGATGGTGCGTATGCATCAGGTTGATTTCGGCGTTGACCTGTTGGGACATATCGAGGCGCGCTCCAACTATATCGGCGATGCGCTGACCATGATCGGACAGCATGATGGCCCGGGCGTCGCCGTCTTCATTCGCGATGTCAGCCCCACGGCGCTTTCGGACCGCTATCGCTCGCGCGAGGTAGCGCAGAGTCACGCCCTTCGCGATTATGGCATTGGCGCCCAAATTCTGCGCCAGCTTGGAGTGACGGATATGATCCTGCTGACGTCGAGCGCAGCCAAGCTGGCCGCGCTCGACGGCTACGGACTGACTATCGTCGAACGCCGCCCGATCGGTCAGTCAAGGCCCACCGCGCAGTAG
- a CDS encoding YciI family protein: MPHFLIQALDRAGAADLRQALRAKHIDYWLGQGDALKAAGAILKADAPVGSFFVLEAASEDEARHMIEDDPFTASEVFAGDVRVRMVRPAIGAWLPPA; the protein is encoded by the coding sequence TTGCCCCATTTCCTGATTCAAGCCCTCGATCGCGCCGGTGCCGCCGACCTGCGCCAGGCGCTCCGCGCCAAGCACATCGATTACTGGCTGGGACAGGGCGATGCGCTCAAAGCTGCCGGCGCCATTCTGAAGGCCGACGCCCCGGTGGGCAGCTTTTTTGTCCTCGAGGCGGCTAGCGAAGATGAGGCCCGGCACATGATCGAGGATGACCCTTTTACCGCAAGCGAAGTCTTTGCTGGCGATGTTCGTGTAAGGATGGTCCGGCCGGCGATCGGCGCATGGCTTCCGCCGGCATGA